TTTGATCGCCTTGCGCGGCGGCTATAAAATTTACGAATTTGAAGCGTCCCGCTGGTCTGCCGGCATGGGCCTGTATATACCGGCCGAGTGGCTGGCCAACGCCCGGCTTCGCTTCGATTATGCCTATGCTCCGCTGTCCGCTTTTGAAGAGGCTGCCCACCGTTTCTCTCTCATCTGCGCCTTTGGCGTGGGACAACGTCTCTACTCCTTCGGAGCAGCGGACCGAAGCGGGACTAGCGAGATGAGCGATCAAATGCGCGCAGAGTTGGAGGCCGCGGAAAAAACGCGCAAAGCCCTTGAGGAACGGGCCAAACAGCTGGAAGAGGAGATCGCCCGGCGTTTATCCTACATCCAAAAGATCGCCTCAGAGAGCGAAGGCAAGATCGAAGTACAGCCGCAGACGCTGGAGAAAATCCGCATTACCATGCGCATTAACTTTGATTTCGATAAAGCGAATATCCGCGCCGAAGAGTTCGCAACCATGCGGCGGGCCGGTGAGATACTCAACACCTATCCGGAGGCAATGATCCATGTGAATGGTCATACCGATTACATCGGCACTGATGAATACAACATACGCCTTTCCCACCGTCGCGTGGACAGCGTGATGGTCTATCTCTCGGAAAAGGAACGAGTCGCCCAATCTCGTTTTTATATGCCGGTGGGCTATGGTGAAAGCCGCCCCATCGCCGACAATAAAACCGAGCGCGGTCGATTTCTCAATCGTCGGGTGGAGTTTCTGCTCTACACATTGGATTCCAAACCTGAGATGCCGGATGGATCAGCGATCAAAGCGGTGGAAGTGGTGGATGATCGCACCATGCGCATTATCTGCAATGGCAAAGTCACCAGCCGCGTCAGTGAGCTGTCCGATCCGTTGCGGCTGCTGGTGGATATCCCCAACACCTATCTGCTGCACGATGTAACGACCTATGAGCTCAACCGTGGACCGTTCCTGCGCGCCCGGCTCGGCTATCATCCCTCCAAAAAATTCTCCCGGGTGGTCTTTGACCTAAAATCACGAGCTCAATTTGACGTACGATCGGTGGAAAACTATATCATTGTTACCGCGAAATAGTCTAGGACGGATCAGCGGTCTTTAGAAAAGG
This is a stretch of genomic DNA from bacterium. It encodes these proteins:
- a CDS encoding PorV/PorQ family protein, with the protein product MKKNIFSCSTIALLVVCAAFRGMMQTAFAQDNKGIGFHAAPFLRVTPEARPAGMGEAFSAVSGDVASFRFNPASLSAISHSMLGLHFHNWIDDTQQGAITFALPTRLGVLGANFGYFNEGKLTKLDENFMPTGGTSFSDDIVLALAYANALRLGPLQLGFGVGGKYMRQNLIGEQSMTYGLDAGVQLRYKIIALSGGVQNYGLKKVHFLDQKDTLPVTLRGGAAVTIPISSSLQTLLAFDAAKTEHEDMRYYAGAEAVLSDLIALRGGYKIYEFEASRWSAGMGLYIPAEWLANARLRFDYAYAPLSAFEEAAHRFSLICAFGVGQRLYSFGAADRSGTSEMSDQMRAELEAAEKTRKALEERAKQLEEEIARRLSYIQKIASESEGKIEVQPQTLEKIRITMRINFDFDKANIRAEEFATMRRAGEILNTYPEAMIHVNGHTDYIGTDEYNIRLSHRRVDSVMVYLSEKERVAQSRFYMPVGYGESRPIADNKTERGRFLNRRVEFLLYTLDSKPEMPDGSAIKAVEVVDDRTMRIICNGKVTSRVSELSDPLRLLVDIPNTYLLHDVTTYELNRGPFLRARLGYHPSKKFSRVVFDLKSRAQFDVRSVENYIIVTAK